In a single window of the Drosophila albomicans strain 15112-1751.03 chromosome 3, ASM965048v2, whole genome shotgun sequence genome:
- the LOC117567985 gene encoding procathepsin L-like, protein MKAVILILVLVTVVHATSLKDILKDEFNAFKLKQHKIYKDSTEELKRLQIFVENKKLIDRHNKRYEAGKESYKMGVNKFTDLTQEEFKTLVLTNLNPADAQEGIDYIYNPSAKTSLPSSVDWRLSGAVNPVKNQGSCGSCWAFSAVGSLESHNFINLNQRVSLSEQNLVDCTRGYPYYNQGCGGGWPIEALNYVRDNGGINTESSYPYEGEDKSCRYNKNNIGSKISAVIQIASGDEAALASAVAKKGPISVCVDASLFQYYQSGVFNEPSCSQSTNHCIVVDGYGTDSVGGDYWLARNSWGENWGEIGYIRMARNRSNQCAIASYAIYPLI, encoded by the coding sequence ATGAAAGCAGTCATTCTAATTCTGGTTCTAGTGACAGTTGTTCATGCAACTAGTCTAAAAGACATTCTTAAGGATGAGTTTAACGCCTTCAAATTGAAGCAGCACAAAATCTACAAGGATTCTACTGAGGAGTTGAAGCGCCTTCAGATATTCGTGGAAAACAAGAAACTGATTGACAGGCACAACAAACGATATGAGGCAGGAAAGGAGTCTTACAAGATGGGTGTGAATAAATTCACAGATTTGACTCAAGAGGAATTCAAAACTCTTGTGCTCACAAACCTCAATCCTGCAGACGCCCAGGAAGGCATCGACTATATTTACAATCCTTCTGCCAAGACTAGTCTCCCGAGTAGCGTTGATTGGCGTCTTTCAGGCGCTGTTAATCCAGTTAAAAATCAAGGCTCCTGTGGTTCCTGTTGGGCTTTCTCTGCCGTCGGTTCACTAGAAAGTCATAACTTTATAAACTTAAACCAGAGAGTATCCCTGTCCGAGCAAAATTTGGTGGACTGCACAAGAGGTTATCCCTATTACAACCAAGGCTGTGGAGGTGGCTGGCCTATTGAAGCATTGAATTATGTAAGGGACAATGGTGGTATAAATACTGAAAGCTCTTACCCATATGAAGGAGAAGACAAATCTTGCCGttacaataagaacaacattGGATCAAAAATCTCTGCTGTTATACAAATTGCTAGCGGAGATGAGGCCGCATTGGCATCCGCAGTCGCCAAGAAGGGACCCATCTCGGTGTGCGTCGACGCCTCCTTGTTCCAATACTACCAAAGTGGCGTCTTCAATGAACCGTCGTGCTCTCAATCTACAAAtcattgtattgttgttgatggctACGGCACCGATTCAGTTGGAGGAGATTATTGGCTGGCGAGGAACTCTTGGGGCGAGAATTGGGGAGAAATCGGATACATTCGCATGGCTCGCAATCGTAGCAATCAATGTGCTATTGCCAGTTATGCAATTTAtcctttaatttaa
- the LOC117566502 gene encoding procathepsin L-like — translation MKAAICILLFALVGYIQARINYDDVLEAEFELFKVEHEKSYDNEYEEQLRLQIFKDNKKLIDRHNKRYVSGETTYKMGVNKFTDLTQEEFKRLMLTSLNTNHSQEGFDYTYNPSAKDSLPSSIDWRSSGAVNPVKYQGRCGSCWAFSAVGSLESHYFIHKKRRVSLSEQNLVDCTRGYPYNNYGCSGGWPIEALKYVKDNGGIDTESSYPYEGRNDYCHYKRYNIGAQISGIVQIQSGNEDALASAVANKGPISVCINVDSNFQYYRSGVFNDPSCSQTVNHCVVAIGYGTDPVEGDYWLVRNSWGENWGEDGYIRMARNRNNQCGIALYPVYPLV, via the coding sequence ATGAAGgcagcaatttgcattttgcttttcgccCTCGTGGGATACATTCAGGCAAGGATCAATTACGATGACGTTCTTGAAGCGGAATTTGAACTCTTCAAAGTGGAGCATGAGAAAAGCTACGATAACGAATACGAAGAACAACTGCGTTTGCAGATCTTTAAAGACAACAAGAAACTGATCGATAGACACAACAAGCGTTATGTATCAGGAGAGACGACCTATAAGATGGgtgtaaataaattcacagATTTGACTCAAGAGGAATTCAAAAGGCTTATGCTCACAAGTCTTAATACGAATCATTCACAAGAAGGCTTCGACTATACTTATAATCCTTCTGCCAAGGATAGCCTTCCAAGTAGCATTGATTGGCGTAGTTCGGGCGCTGTTAATCCAGTTAAATATCAAGGCCGTTGTGGTTCTTGTTGGGCTTTCTCTGCTGTAGGCTCACTGGAGAGCCATTACTTTATACACAAAAAACGAAGAGTATCCCTGTCCGAGCAAAATTTGGTGGACTGCACAAGAGGTTATCCCTATAACAACTACGGCTGTTCCGGCGGTTGGCCGATTGAAGCATTGAAATATGTTAAGGACAATGGTGGTATAGATACTGAAAGCTCTTATCCGTATGAAGGAAGAAACGACTATTGCCATTACAAAAGGTACAACATTGGAGCACAAATTTCGGGAATTGTGCAAATTCAAAGTGGAAATGAAGACGCATTAGCATCCGCCGTTGCTAATAAGGGTCCCATATCAGTGTGTATCAACGTCGATTCCAACTTCCAATATTATAGAAGTGGCGTCTTCAATGACCCGTCGTGTTCTCAAACTGTAAACCATTGTGTAGTTGCTATTGGCTACGGCACCGATCCAGTTGAAGGAGATTATTGGCTCGTGAGGAACTCTTGGGGTGAGAATTGGGGTGAAGACGGATACATTCGCATGGCTCGCAATCGCAACAATCAATGCGGTATAGCACTATATCCAGTTTATCCGTTAGTGTAA